A window from Aliamphritea hakodatensis encodes these proteins:
- the fabA gene encoding 3-hydroxyacyl-[acyl-carrier-protein] dehydratase FabA, producing MTKPSSFNRDELLSCGHGEMFGPGNARLPIDNMLMMDRIINISSEGGKYGKGQIIAELDIHPDLWFFQCHFPTDPVMPGCLGLDAMWQLVGFYLGWRGNLGRGRALGSGEVKFTGQILPTAKKVTYTIDLKRVIERKLVMGIADGTVSVDGRDIYSATDLRVGLFTSTDNF from the coding sequence ATGACTAAACCTTCTTCTTTTAACCGTGACGAACTGCTGTCATGTGGTCACGGTGAGATGTTCGGCCCAGGCAATGCCCGACTCCCGATTGACAACATGCTGATGATGGACCGCATCATCAATATCAGCTCCGAAGGCGGCAAATACGGCAAAGGCCAGATCATTGCTGAACTCGACATCCACCCGGACCTGTGGTTCTTCCAGTGTCACTTCCCTACCGACCCTGTTATGCCAGGCTGCTTAGGCCTGGATGCAATGTGGCAGCTGGTAGGCTTCTACCTGGGCTGGCGCGGCAACCTGGGTCGCGGTCGCGCACTGGGATCCGGCGAAGTAAAATTCACCGGCCAGATCCTGCCGACAGCTAAAAAAGTTACTTACACCATCGACCTGAAACGCGTCATCGAACGTAAACTGGTTATGGGCATTGCTGACGGAACCGTTTCAGTTGACGGGCGCGACATCTACAGCGCCACCGACCTGCGTGTAGGCCTGTTCACGTCTACCGACAATTTCTGA